The proteins below come from a single Triticum aestivum cultivar Chinese Spring chromosome 5D, IWGSC CS RefSeq v2.1, whole genome shotgun sequence genomic window:
- the LOC123121951 gene encoding cinnamoyl-CoA reductase 1, producing the protein MPTRAEGNAGSGKTVCVTGAGGYIASWLVKLLLSRGYAVHGTVRHLGEEKTGHLRRLENASESLRLFKADLLDYDAMAAAVVGCQGVFHVATPVPSGILTDPELQMLGPAVTGTTNVLKAASAANAVRVVVVSSMVAVEINPKDWPQGKIRDESCWSDKEFCRSNESWYPVAKIAAEAAALEYGRETGLRVVTLNPALVFGPLLQPTINTSSQFLIYFLKGGPDETRDKLWHIVDVRDVADALLLLYEAPEATGRHICAPHFITARELLGLLKSMYPGYPCITEESIRDMDHPAPMTSGKLEKLGWSSWPLRETITDTVEFCQEAGFLEDVDGDDTPCRFPPLLNKV; encoded by the exons ATGCCGACGCGCGCAGAGGGAAATGCCGGCAGCGGGAAGACGGTGTGCGTCACCGGCGCCGGCGGGTACATCGCCTCGTGGCTCGTGaagctcctcctctcccgcggctACGCCGTCCACGGCACCGTCCGCCACCTCG GCGAGGAGAAGACCGGCCATCTGAGGCGGCTAGAGAACGCTTCCGAAAGCCTCAGGCTCTTCAAGGCTGATCTCCTTGATTACGACGCAATGGCAGCTGCCGTCGTGGGATGCCAGGGAGTTTTCCATGTCGCCACTCCCGTTCCTTCGGGAATCCTAACCGATCCAGAG CTACAAATGTTGGGCCCTGCTGTTACTGGTACCACGAATGTGCTCAAGGCCGCCTCTGCGGCCAATGCCGTGAGAGTGGTCGTCGTGTCGTCCATGGTCGCCGTCGAGATCAACCCCAAAGACTGGCCCCAAGGTAAAATCAGAGATGAGAGCTGCTGGTCGGACAAAGAATTCTGCAGGAGCAACGAG AGCTGGTACCCTGTTGCTAAgatagcggcggaggcggcggcactCGAGTACGGGCGGGAAACCGGGCTCCGCGTGGTGACTCTCAATCCGGCGCTGGTGTTCGGTCCCCTGCTCCAGCCGACCATCAACACGAGCAGCCAGTTCCTCATCTACTTCCTCAAAG GAGGCCCTGACGAGACGAGGGACAAGCTGTGGCACATCGTGGACGTCCGCGACGTCGCCGACGCGCTGCTCCTGCTCTACGAGGCGCCCGAGGCCACGGGCAGGCACATCTGCGCGCCTCACTTCATCACCGCCCGGGAGCTGCTGGGCTTGCTCAAGAGCATGTACCCTGGGTACCCCTGCATAACCGA GGAGAGCATACGTGACATGGATCACCCGGCTCCGATGACCTCCGGGAAGCTGGAGAAGCTGGGGTGGAGCTCCTGGCCACTGAGGGAAACGATCACAGACACCGTCGAGTTCTGCCAGGAGGCCGGGTTTCTTGAGGACGTGGATGGTGATGATACGCCCTGCCGCTTCCCCCCTCTTCTCAACAAAGTCTAG